In Astatotilapia calliptera chromosome 16, fAstCal1.2, whole genome shotgun sequence, one genomic interval encodes:
- the sp3a gene encoding transcription factor Sp3a — translation MTAPEQPMKADDMAALDVDSSKSDFLQQEEGRGNQISHPSTQLTGTEKWEVLTPTTAAKDESGIVQIQSQGILTSNGQYVLPIQNLQGQPIFVTSGTDDSSANSVPNIQYQVIPQIQTADGQLSFSTASVEGPTLTQDATGHIQILPDGSQSLSVTSTANILNNNQNLVSQTANIQQIQGVSIGSSTFNNQGQVVTNVPVGLPGNITFVPVNSVDLDSLGLSGAQTIATGVTADGQLIMTSQPVDGSESLAKTDDHLSQTLPVNDSNANPEIFVPTSSSLHVTASEAGLLTQNTSLPSVATEQANSSSGLQEGFVQQNQELNVHASSAQPIIQLQQVPVQTTNGQVVQSVAAGGQSLQNVQLINPGTFIIQAQTVTPSGQIQWQTFQVQGVQNLQNLQLPTTPPQQITLAPVQTLSLGNISTGQIPNLQTVTVNSVAQQEGDTDHPADIQIKEEPDSGEWQLSTDSTLNTSDLSHLRVRLVDEEDQLGQEGKRLRRVACTCPNCRESGGRGSSMGKKKQHICHIAGCGKVYGKTSHLRAHLRWHSGERPFVCSWMFCGKRFTRSDELQRHRRTHTGEKKFVCPECSKRFMRSDHLAKHIKTHQNKKGVNSGSAVVASMESAGSSDSIITTAGATLILTNIQQGSSNAQDILANAEIPLQLVTTVAASEVME, via the exons ATGACTG CCCCAGAACAGCCAATGAAAGCGGATGATATGGCTGCCTTAGACGTGGACAGCAGTAAGAGCGACTTTTTGCAGCAGGAGGAAGGCAGGGGCAATCAG atCTCACATCCATCTACGCAGCTTACTGGGACAGAGAAATGGGAGGTGTTAACCCccacaacagcagcaaaagATGAGTCTGGAATAGTACAGATCCAAAGTCAAGGGATATTAACGTCAAATGGGCAGTATGTTCTTCCTATCCAGAACTTACAGGGTCAGCCAATCTTTGTGACGTCAGGAACGGACGACTCCTCTGCCAATTCAGTGCCTAACATTCAGTACCAAGTAATTCCTCAGATTCAAAcagcagatggacagctgagcTTCTCCACGGCCAGTGTGGAAGGACCAACCCTGACTCAGGATGCTACGGGACACATTCAGATCTTGCCTGATGGTAGCCAGAGTCTCAGTGTGACATCAACTGCAAACATCCTTAACAACAACCAGAACCTCGTTTCACAGACTGCTAACATCCAGCAGATCCAGGGGGTTTCTATTGGCAGCTCCACCTTCAACAACCAGGGCCAGGTTGTTACTAATGTGCCTGTGGGTTTGCCCGGGAACATTACCTTTGTTCCTGTTAACAGCGTAGACTTGGACTCCCTTGGCTTGTCTGGTGCTCAAACTATAGCAACAGGGGTCACTGCTGATGGCCAGCTAATTATGACAAGTCAGCCTGTGGATGGCTCTGAGAGTCTGGCTAAGACAGATGACCACCTCTCACAGACACTACCAGTAAATGACTCGAATGCAAATCCTGAGATATTTGTGCCAACGTCTTCCTCTCTACACGTTACAGCAAGCGAAGCAGGTCTGCTAACCCAGAACACTTCATTACCATCAGTGGCTACGGAGCAAGCCAACTCAAGTTCTGGTCTCCAAGAAGGCTTCGTCCAGCAAAATCAGGAGCTAAATGTCCATGCGTCATCAGCTCAGCCAATCATCCAGCTGCAGCAGGTTCCTGTTCAGACCACCAACGGACAGGTGGTGCAGTCAGTGGCGGCAGGTGGGCAGAGTCTGCAAAATGTGCAACTGATCAACCCGGGAACCTTCATCATCCAAGCTCAGACAGTTACGCCATCAGGTCAGATACAGTGGCAGACCTTTCAAGTGCAAGGAGTGCAGAACCTCCAGAATCTCCAGCTGCCCACCACACCGCCCCAGCAGATAACTCTTGCTCCAGTCCAGACCCTGTCCCTGGGTAACATCAGCACAGGACAGATCCCCAACCTGCAGACAGTCACAGTCAATTCAGTGGCCCAGCAGGAAGGAGACACCGATCACCCTGCAG ATATTCAGATCAAGGAAGAGCCAGACTCTGGAGAATGGCAGCTTAGCACTGATTCTACCCTGAACACGAGCGATCTGTCCCACCTCCGAGTCAGACTGGTGGATGAGGAGGATCAGCTTGGCCAAGAGGGCAAGAGGCTGCGCAGAGTGGCATGTACCTGCCCTAATTGCAGAGAGTCGGGTGGCAG AGGATCTAGCATGGGGAAAAAGAAGCAGCACATCTGCCACATCGCGGGCTGTGGGAAAGTATACGGAAAGACATCGCACCTGCGAGCACACCTGCGCTGGCATTCAGGGGAGCGACCTTTTGTTTGCAGCTGGATGTTCTGTGGGAAGAGGTTCACACGCAGCGATGAGCTGCAGAGGCAcaggagaacacacacag GAGAGAAGAAGTTTGTCTGCCCAGAATGTTCCAAGCGCTTCATGCGGAGCGACCACCTGGCGAAGCACATTAAAACTCATCAGAACAAAAAAGGCGTGAACTCTGGCAGCGCCGTGGTGGCCTCGATGGAATCCGCAGGGTCCTCAGACAGTATCATCACCACGGCAGGCGCCACCCTCATCCTCACCAACATCCAGCAGGGCTCCAGCAACGCCCAGGACATCCTAGCCAACGCAGAGATCCCACTCCAGCTCGTCACCACAGTAGCGGCCAGCGAAGTCATGGAGTGA